The Deltaproteobacteria bacterium genome window below encodes:
- a CDS encoding HAD family hydrolase: protein MKSHYTIRLNGSVRPLRAIAFDLDSTLTRPYLDFTKLRRQLALPEGDILAWIAQLPPSEQVRARAIIDAFEQDGVEKVEWNDGAQETLRTVRGMGLPAAIVTRNSRASLLAVCQHLDIDVEVLVSRDDAPPKPDPACLHYAAARLGVATEHLLMVGDYRHDTDAGRAAGALTALLTNGRVPTWPVEADVVIERLDHLLFHLHDARSR, encoded by the coding sequence ATGAAATCTCATTACACCATCCGGTTGAATGGTTCAGTGCGGCCGCTGCGGGCCATTGCCTTCGACCTCGACAGCACTCTGACCCGACCGTATCTCGATTTCACTAAGCTGCGCCGCCAGCTTGCTCTCCCCGAAGGCGATATTCTGGCGTGGATCGCGCAACTCCCGCCGTCCGAGCAAGTTCGCGCCCGCGCGATCATCGACGCGTTCGAGCAGGACGGGGTTGAGAAGGTAGAATGGAACGACGGCGCGCAAGAGACGCTTCGTACCGTGCGCGGCATGGGACTTCCGGCGGCGATCGTGACGCGCAACAGTCGTGCGTCGCTGCTCGCGGTCTGCCAACATTTAGACATCGACGTTGAGGTGCTCGTGTCGAGGGACGACGCACCGCCCAAACCCGATCCCGCCTGTTTGCATTATGCGGCGGCGCGATTAGGCGTGGCGACCGAGCATCTATTGATGGTTGGCGACTACCGACACGACACCGACGCTGGGCGCGCGGCCGGCGCTCTCACCGCGTTGCTGACCAATGGGCGCGTCCCAACCTGGCCAGTCGAAGCAGATGTGGTCATCGAGCGGCTGGATCATCTGCTTTTTCATCTTCATGATGCACGCTCCCGATGA
- a CDS encoding DUF1232 domain-containing protein: MHAPDELSLARRLRALAATFKRELRVYRLVLKDPRTPRLAKILLGLAIGYVLLPFDLIPDFIPVLGHLDELVIVPGLVFLALKLIPADVVAACRRQAEEEEESEK; encoded by the coding sequence ATGCACGCTCCCGATGAACTGTCGCTCGCACGACGACTGCGAGCACTAGCGGCTACGTTCAAACGCGAGCTGCGTGTCTATCGGCTCGTCCTCAAAGACCCCCGGACTCCGAGACTGGCGAAAATACTCCTCGGGCTCGCCATTGGCTACGTGCTGCTGCCTTTCGATCTAATCCCCGACTTCATTCCAGTTCTCGGCCATCTTGACGAGCTGGTGATCGTTCCGGGTCTCGTTTTCCTGGCGCTCAAACTCATCCCAGCGGATGTCGTTGCTGCGTGTAGACGGCAGGCTGAGGAAGAAGAGGAAAGTGAAAAGTAA
- a CDS encoding nuclear transport factor 2 family protein, with product MTLEEMVQELWDRERIKELTHEYGLAIEAQDEERMASLFTEDGAVDFSSLGRGVTRGRPALKEFYRATWPLRVRPFFTNHVIRIHGNHATGTCSLENRATRGDESLIGAGRLHDEYEKVSGEWKFKSRRVEMFYFVPLSEGWAKATEPGKL from the coding sequence ATGACACTTGAAGAGATGGTACAAGAACTGTGGGATCGCGAGAGAATCAAGGAACTCACCCATGAATATGGCTTGGCGATTGAGGCGCAAGATGAGGAACGGATGGCGAGCCTTTTTACTGAGGACGGCGCTGTGGATTTCAGTTCCTTGGGTCGGGGCGTGACGCGCGGGCGACCTGCGCTGAAGGAGTTCTACCGTGCGACCTGGCCGCTGCGGGTGCGGCCCTTCTTCACCAACCATGTGATTCGTATTCATGGCAACCACGCGACAGGCACGTGTTCTCTGGAGAACCGCGCGACCCGTGGAGACGAGAGCCTTATCGGCGCCGGTCGTTTGCACGACGAGTACGAAAAGGTGAGCGGCGAGTGGAAGTTCAAATCCCGCCGGGTGGAAATGTTCTACTTCGTGCCGCTGTCCGAAGGATGGGCGAAAGCGACGGAGCCGGGGAAGTTGTAA
- a CDS encoding MFS transporter: METRTRWTILWLLVFVSVVRSMDAVNFSVAAKQIMPEYGFSNVQMGLLYTVFTAGYALFHLPGGWLGDTVGPRKMLTLAIAWWSVFTGVTAIAGNWWLAGLVGPLGSFMVVRFLIGMGEGAAYPNSTRAVASWMAPHERAFASGLVLAGIGVGYGLAPPVVSWIMLHYGWRPAFYVFAVVGVVLSAVWYRVATDRPEEHPRVSPQELQYIRSDGVRMERRATPWRAILTQANVWFLMLANFGFGYGVYIFQSWFYLYLVNVRGFSIMQGGLLTTGPFLAVTVLGPIGGVCSDRLAKRYGTTIGRRAVAVAGLALAAVCLYVGAQATDPYFAVVMLSLGDGFLYFSGAAGVGTVIDIAGPYSGTVYGLTVTATQIGGAVAPTLTPLIAERFGWEAALQFAGFLALFSAVVWLFIDAGKKITAEGESSPAGEPLIATR; this comes from the coding sequence ATGGAAACCCGCACGCGCTGGACGATTCTGTGGCTGCTGGTGTTCGTGAGTGTCGTCCGCAGCATGGATGCGGTGAATTTCTCGGTTGCGGCCAAACAGATCATGCCGGAGTACGGCTTTTCCAACGTGCAGATGGGCCTGCTATACACCGTCTTCACTGCCGGCTATGCCCTGTTCCACTTGCCCGGAGGCTGGCTGGGGGATACTGTCGGGCCGCGCAAGATGTTGACCTTGGCCATCGCTTGGTGGTCCGTTTTTACTGGAGTCACGGCGATTGCCGGCAACTGGTGGTTGGCGGGGCTCGTCGGGCCGTTGGGCTCCTTCATGGTCGTGCGCTTCCTCATCGGCATGGGAGAAGGGGCGGCCTATCCGAACTCTACCCGGGCGGTAGCAAGCTGGATGGCTCCGCACGAACGTGCATTTGCCAGCGGTCTGGTGTTGGCTGGCATCGGGGTCGGCTATGGCTTAGCCCCGCCGGTCGTTTCCTGGATCATGCTGCACTATGGGTGGCGACCCGCGTTTTACGTCTTTGCCGTGGTCGGTGTTGTCCTCTCTGCCGTCTGGTACAGGGTGGCGACGGATCGTCCAGAAGAACATCCCCGCGTCTCTCCACAAGAACTCCAATACATCCGCAGCGATGGGGTACGGATGGAGCGCCGCGCTACGCCGTGGCGGGCAATTCTGACCCAAGCCAACGTGTGGTTCTTGATGCTGGCGAACTTCGGCTTCGGCTATGGCGTCTACATCTTCCAGTCGTGGTTCTATCTGTATTTGGTTAATGTGCGCGGTTTTTCCATCATGCAAGGCGGCCTGCTGACGACGGGGCCGTTTTTAGCCGTGACTGTATTAGGGCCGATCGGCGGTGTGTGTTCGGATAGGTTGGCCAAGCGTTATGGAACGACGATCGGACGGCGTGCGGTCGCCGTGGCCGGACTGGCTTTGGCGGCAGTCTGTTTGTACGTTGGCGCGCAGGCGACGGACCCCTACTTCGCGGTGGTCATGCTGTCTCTTGGGGATGGCTTTCTCTATTTTTCCGGTGCCGCCGGAGTCGGGACGGTCATCGATATCGCCGGTCCTTATTCCGGGACGGTGTATGGTCTGACCGTTACCGCCACTCAGATCGGTGGAGCGGTGGCACCGACCTTGACGCCATTGATCGCCGAACGTTTCGGCTGGGAAGCGGCGCTGCAATTTGCTGGGTTCTTGGCGTTGTTCTCCGCCGTGGTCTGGTTGTTTATCGATGCAGGAAAAAAGATTACCGCTGAAGGCGAAAGCAGCCCCGCCGGAGAACCGCTTATCGCTACGCGCTGA
- a CDS encoding alpha/beta fold hydrolase has translation MLDFVQEFSASWMNGALRGLDGLRRGLTSTFPTHEDPPPTTSFEILYEGGKLRLRYYRPVGKPLTTPLVLVYALIKRPFILDLQPGISVIDNLTRQGVPLYLTDWIPPSDSDAGHGFDAYVNGDLVNAVRTVQDHAGVSQVSMLGYCFGGLLSTIYTALHPEMVKNLVTLSVPLDWSRQNVPFFGLSKQVDPTLITDAFGNCPAWMVKAMFSALSPVHHAFDKYVSLYRNKEREGYGEMFERFERWMNSDVPLAGRIFRELHANLIQDNQLAQNRMQVGGQIVDLQRIACPLLNILGEYDDVVQPQATTPLTDAVSSRDKQTLSFPAGHIGVVVGSGAQKRLWPQVGAWLKRHDRRRSAPRKPPLTTLRPRIEAMLH, from the coding sequence ATGTTAGACTTTGTTCAAGAATTTTCCGCCTCGTGGATGAATGGTGCGCTACGCGGCCTCGATGGCCTGCGGCGCGGTCTCACCTCTACGTTTCCCACCCATGAAGATCCGCCGCCGACGACTTCCTTCGAGATACTGTATGAAGGGGGCAAGCTGCGCCTGCGCTATTATCGGCCAGTTGGCAAGCCGCTGACGACCCCGCTGGTCCTCGTCTACGCGCTGATCAAACGTCCCTTCATCCTCGACTTGCAGCCGGGGATTAGCGTGATCGACAACCTGACCCGCCAGGGCGTCCCCCTCTATCTGACCGATTGGATTCCGCCGAGCGACTCGGACGCCGGACACGGCTTCGATGCCTACGTCAACGGCGATCTCGTGAACGCCGTCCGCACGGTGCAAGACCATGCCGGTGTGAGCCAAGTCTCCATGCTGGGGTATTGTTTCGGCGGCTTGCTGAGCACCATCTACACCGCTCTGCATCCGGAAATGGTCAAGAATCTCGTCACCTTGAGCGTGCCACTAGATTGGAGCCGACAGAATGTCCCGTTCTTCGGGCTCAGCAAGCAGGTCGATCCCACACTGATAACAGATGCGTTCGGCAACTGTCCGGCGTGGATGGTGAAGGCGATGTTCTCCGCACTCTCGCCCGTACATCACGCCTTCGATAAGTATGTCTCGCTCTATCGCAACAAAGAACGCGAAGGCTATGGCGAGATGTTCGAGCGCTTCGAGCGTTGGATGAACAGCGATGTACCGCTTGCTGGTCGGATCTTTCGCGAATTGCACGCCAATTTGATCCAAGACAATCAGCTCGCACAGAATCGCATGCAGGTGGGCGGACAAATCGTCGATTTACAGCGCATCGCCTGCCCATTACTCAATATCCTCGGCGAGTATGACGATGTCGTGCAGCCCCAGGCAACCACGCCGTTGACGGATGCGGTGAGCAGCCGAGACAAGCAAACCCTATCCTTTCCCGCCGGGCATATTGGCGTCGTGGTCGGCAGCGGCGCGCAAAAACGACTCTGGCCGCAAGTAGGAGCGTGGCTCAAACGGCATGATCGCCGTAGAAGTGCGCCACGGAAGCCACCCCTCACCACCCTCCGCCCTCGGATCGAAGCGATGTTGCATTAA